The Bacillaceae bacterium IKA-2 DNA window TTATTAACGAACTTTTAAAGAGCTATACTGAGGACCAGGTAGCAGGTTTTGCTCATCAAAATTTTCTTAACTATATACCGAAGTAGCTAAATACTGAGCATTTATAAAAAAAAGAGGATGTTCAAAAAGTCTGATAATCAAAGCAAGCTTGCCGAACTCAATGCTTGTTTTGATTATCCGCTTTTTTTAACACGCACGATAAGGGGAGCTCTTTTATGGATTTAGATTTTGAGAAATGGTTTACAGCAATGCAAAACCGTCGTTCAAGAAGAACATTTATTTCAAAGCAACTAGAACCAACTACGCTTGAAATAGTAAAACAAGTAATTGAAGAATTAAACAAATTACATAGTGAGGTAAGGTTGGTACTGGTTGAAGAAGCACCAGACGAATTATTAATTGGTACTGTTGGACCTTATGGAAGAATTACTGGAGCGCTTGCTTATGTTGCTGTAGTTTGTGACCATAGTAGTGACTACTCTTATGAACGAGGTGGCTATATTGGTCAAGCCATTGTGCTAGAAGCAAGCAGCAATGGCCTTTCAAGTTGCTGGATTGGTGGTTACTTTAACAGTGAATTAGCAACAAAAAAATTATCAGTACAGGAAAAAGAAGCTGTTATGGCAATAATTCCAATAGGTTACGCCAGAAAAAATTACAGTCTAACAGAAAAGATGATGAATCAAGCTAGCGAATACCATAAACGTAAACCAATACGTAAAATTGTTTCCGGGTTGCCAATGGAAGAGTGGCCAAATTGGATCGAAGCTTCTATTCAAGCTGCTAGCCTTGCACCGTCAGCTTATAATCGTCAACCTTTTGAGTATATCATCGGCACAGATCACTCAATTACAATTGTCATCGAAAAACCTGATCAAGAAACAAAGATCCGTAAAGAAATTGATTTAGGAATTGTGATGCTTCATATTGAACTGACCGCAAAACACTATCACATTAAGGGCGAGTGGGAATTTAAAGAAAGCGAGAAGCAGATCATTTTTAGAGAGATGACTTCTTAGCGTTAAACGAATGGTTAGAGATTACAAGTAAAGTTTCTTTTAGAGGTTGTTCAAAAGGGTAGGTACTCTCCTTTTGAACAACCTTTTTTATTTTAAAAAAATTATAAAACATTTGTTCGCTGACAGTATGTTGTCAATTTGGGATGATATGTTAAATAGTAAGTTATACGAAAGAGCAGAACGGGTTGGCTGCAAGTAACTCCTGATCGACAAAGACAATCCACTTATTTCTTTGAACGTCACTCAGATGCTCTGGTATGGTTTGTGAAATTTCTTAATAATTACTATTGGATATTTGTCTTTTAAAAAGAGAGTTTTTACTAGGATTTCACTAATAAGCAATCTAGAAAACTTTTAAAAGACTAAATGGTAATTATGTAAAAAAAAGAGGATTTTGTAGAAATTGGTAGAATGTAGTATAAATAAGTATACTTTTTTGGGATTAAAAGAAGATTTTAATTAAGAGAAAAGAAGAAAGAACTTCAGTATGTACTCTTTTGGTCACATCTTCATTTCATCATAGTAGATGGATGATCTGATGTAATGAAGGTATGCAAGGTAATGGTAAAAAAAATCAGTGTTAAATAATTAAAATTATTTAAAATGCCGATTTATAAATTGAGTTTCAAAAGATGTAGCATGAAATTAATTATCGAAATTGTTAGGGGAGGTGAATATATGAAACTAGAAGTGATACTAGATACGAAAGAACTTCCATTACATTACCACTTTCTGTTTGCAAGCCTAATTAAAAAAGCCGTAGGTTCTGTGTCAAATGAGAAAGTGGAGAGCCTTTATGAGTTTGAGGGGCAACACAATAAAAAGAGCAAGCCGTTCACGTTCGCTGTATATATGGAGCGATTTAGAAAGACCGGAGAGACCTTTGCGATTGATGGTCATGTAAAGTGGATATTAAGTTCTAGTGACGATACGTTTTTACTTTATGTATACAACGGACTTTTGAATGATCGAACCTTTGTATATAAGGATTACACTGTTCACGTGCGGTCTGTTTCTGTCAAAGAGACAAAGAAGATCCGCAGTGGAAAAGCATTATTTCAAACGCTGTCACCTATTGCGATTAAATCAAAAGAAGGAGTATTCCTATCAATTGAAGATTGGAGTTATCCTGAGGAGTTTCAGTATATATGCAACTTAACTATTGAAAACGCCATAGGAAGATCACTTCATCAACCACTTAAATTTTCCCCTGTAAATATGAAACAGATCATGGTTCAGTTGAAACATGAGGAATTTAGACGTTTGAATGAAAAGTCAATTCTATATGTGAAAAGCTTTAAGGGATTATTTGAATTAGAGGGGCATCCAGAAGACTTAACGCTACTTAGCCAGCTTGGTACATCATTTAGACGCTCACAAGGATTTGGTTGTATTGATCTTATCAAAGAAACGATATAAGGAGGTGATATGACTAGATGACCATTCGAATTGAAAGCTCAGATTGGTTGAAAAATGCAGCTATCGTAGGTTTCATGAGAATATTGGATAAATCAGCTACTCACCCACATTATGTGGAAATTGATGAAGAAGATTTAGTTGATTTCGAACAAAAATATTTTCAATATTTTCGTAATACTTACACCAATTTTACTTCCTGGAGCAAGATTGTAGAACAGTATTCTTGGATCGATTTACTAGCAGTTGAACAGATGACTGAGAAGGATCTAGCTAATCTAAACAAGATGATTGAGTTAACAAAAAAATGCCTGACATCTAACAGCTATGTCAATACGTATCCACTTATACCAGATCTAACAATAGATATAAAAGATTTAGGAGCCAAGTTGAAAAAAGTTACAAAGCGTAAGGCGGAGACCGTACTTGATATTCAGGTAGACATTCAGCTAGTGCGACAACAGCTCCTTACGATAATTGACATACTTAAACAGCCTCAAGTAAAGAAATATATTACATCGAGAAATGTGATTTACGATGTGATTACCCATTATTGGGGTAGTGTTAGCTTTCTCCATGTTAAGGCGAATGTAAAAGATATGTTTGAGACGTATCATGACTACTTTCTTGCCCCCTTGCATCGATATTTAGAAGAACAAAAAGATCAAAAAAAATATGCGAAATACAAGTACCAGTGTTCTACCTGTAATAACAAGATTGTCTCTGCAACAAGTGCATTTGATCTAACCTGGATTATAAAAACAGGAGTTGATTCTGCTCGAAAGTCTTCTCATTATTGGAATTACCAGTCTGACATGTTTGTTTGCCCTGTATGTAATTTTCTTTATTCCTGTGTCCCTGCTGGATTTACTTATTTTAAAGGGAAAGGCCTTTTTGTGAATGAAAATTCTTCTATTAAAACAATGCAAAGTGTAAATCAAGTGTCACTTCAAAAAGTCACGAATTTTGCAGAATTAGAGGAGAAAAGTTACTATCAAATTCTTGATACACTTGAGCAAGCTCAAGTTGACAAAATGTCCAAAGAAATCCAAAACATTCAGATTGTTAAGCTTGATAAAGAAAATACCGTCAGACCTTATACCTTCAATAACCTGTCTAAAGAGCGTTTAGATATCATGGTGAAAAATAAAAAGCGGATCGAAAAGCTTGTTGGGAAATTTGTAAAGACAGATGAAGGCTTTCTTAATCTGTATGAAGAGGTTACCTCAAGGATTTATCAGAACCGAAATCAATTTGATTTGTTGTATAAGTTACTCGTCATAGGACGCAAGTCAGACTTTTCAAATACACATTATATGTATTTAATATTACTAATTTCAAACAGCAGTCAAAAGGAGGGAAAGAGAATGGATTATCGAAAGATTAACGAGTTTCAGAAACTGGGTATTCAATTACAGGAAGCCTATAAGGACAGTCCGAATAAACTTCCTGGCATAACTCACCGACTGCTCAATGCAACAAAGGTCAAAAATGAACACCGTTTTACAGAAACACTTCTCAATGCATATATGTCAAAAGGGAAAAAGGTGCCCCTTGAATTTATTGAATCCTTACATGATCAGTCGCGCTTTCAGACGATTGCGTACGCTTTTTTACTCGGATTACAAGGCGGAAACGAAAAAAATAAAGGTGACAAGGGGGAAAATGAGAATGAATAAAAAAGGCCTAACAGTTAGTATGATTTTTGAAGCAGAAAGTGCGAACTATGGTGAAGGAGTGGGGAACGTCACGGCATTGAAAAAAATTTCGCGAGGGTCTGGAGATATGTATACATATATTTCAAGGCAAGCACTTCGGTATAACATGGTTGAGCAAATGGGGATCAATGACACACCTCTTGGCCTTGATGGTAAAGTTATTCAGTTTCATCCAGATGCATCAATTAAGGATTCTGCAGAAATCGATCTATTTGGCTATATGAAAACAATAAAACCAACGAGAACGAGAGCGGCAGTAGCTAGACTTTCAAACGCGGTTGCACTCGAAAGCTTTCAAACAGATCTTGATTTCTTAACCAATAAGGGGCTCCTAGATCGTTACAATCAAAATAGTGAGACACCTCTAAGTGGCGGGAATATTGCTCAAAGTGAGATTCACAAATCATTTTATGCGTACACGATTACTATCGATTTAGATAAAGTTGGTATCGATGTGAACGATAATATAGAGATTGGTAATCAAGTAAAAGCAGAGCGGGTAAATGCGCTGCTTACTACGATTAAATTTTTGTATAGAGATATTAAAGGTAGACGGGAAAATTTATCTCCAATATTCGCAGTTGGTGGCTTATACGATATTAAAAATCCATTTTTCGAAAATCGCTTAAAGTTAAATAAGAATTATTTGAACATAGAAACAATTGAGAGTGTGCTAGGCTATGATCAAATCGTTAAAAACCACACAATAGTGGGTTTGACAAAAGGCATTCTTCAAAATGACCAAGAAATTGAGCAAAAGCTTAATGCAGTCGGAATAGGTGAATTTTTTAACAGATTAACTGAAGAAGTATCAGCTTATTATAGGGAGGATTGATACTCGTGTTAAAAGCAGTTAAGTTGCAAGCTTATCAAAATCTTGTCAACTATCGAAAGCCAACAAGCTTTCAATTAAAGGAAACCTATCCTCTTCCCCCATATTCTACAATAATTGGGATGGTTCACGCTGCCTGTGGCTTTACTGAATATGTTCCGATGAAAGTAAGCGTGCAAGGTAGATATTTCTCTAAAGTAAATGACCTTTGGACAAGATATGAGTTTGCAGGTGCTAAATATGAAGCTGGACGACATACTATCAAACTGGATTCGATGGAAGATGGCAACTCTTACGGGGCAATAAGAGGGGTGTCAACAGCCGAACTACTTGTCGATGTTGATCTTGTCATTCATATCGTTCCTGATGATCCTACTTATCTAGATATCATAGAACAGGGGCTAGCCTCACCCATTGAGTTTCTATCACTAGGTAGACGAGAAGATCTCCTGCAGGTAAAGAAAGTTGAACAGACGGAGCTAGTTGCGTTTGAAACTGAAGAATCGCTCCCTATTCAAAATTTCGATGCCTATATACCAGCTCATATCATCGAGGATGAAGGGATAGATAAAAGGTCAACAGTTTATACATTAAATAAAGTTTACAAACTCGTCGAAGTAAAGAAGGGCACATTTATTCGTCAATGGGATAGGATAAGAGTCTATCATGCCGCTTCTGGTGTTGTTACATTAAATGAAGATATGGATTTAGTAAAAGATGAGGATGAACAATTAGTATTTTTAGTGTAAGTGGGTAGTGAATCACTACCCTTTTTTTTCTATAAAAGGAGTGATCGTGTGAGTAATTTATTTTTAGCGAAATCGACTCCACCAGAAACGATTGTCGAACATACGAATCAAGTTCTGTTCCAATATCAGAGATTAAAATCTTGTTATCCGAAGATCCCCTATGTTAATTGGGATATTTTATACTTGGCTTGTTTATATCATGATCTCGGAAAAATGAATACGAAGTTTCAGAATAAGGTAAATAAGGAAATTATATTACTAGATCCTCTCACAGATGATAAAGAAGTGCCACACGGTTATTTAAGTCCAGCTTTTTTACCAATTGACGAATTGATTATTAAATATGACAAGAATTCGCTACGAATCCTCTATCAAACTATTTATTATCACCACCATAGACCAGATATGAATTTTGAAAACATCAAAAATACATTAAAGTACGATTTAGATCAATACATGAATGATTTTATTTTTAATAAAATCGAAGTTCCCTTGAAGATAAATAAAAAATATGCAAAATATACGATCAATTGTAGAATTCCTTCCGAATTTGACGATCAAGAGACAATTAACATGTACATAATGACTAAAGGGCTACTTAATCGCTTGGATTACGCAGCGAGTGCGGATAGTTCAAATAAGGGAAAGGGAAGTAAGTTGTTAGTTGAAGAGCCCAACTATGATTTACTAGAAAAAACAATAACATATGTTAACACAATGGGAGTATTAAACGAGCTGCAGGAATATTTGCTAACGCACAGCCATGATAATAATATTGTCGTCGCTTCAACAGGTATCGGAAAAACAGAGGCTGCTCTTTGCTGGATTGGAAATAACAAAGGGTTCTTTACGTTGCCACTTAAAGTTAGTATTAATGCCATCTACGATCGAGTCAAAAATAAGATAGGTTTTGAAAAGACCGGGCTTCTTCATTCTGATATGCCTTCAGAATATTTAAAACGATTTGATCAAGGTGCTGGTCAGCCTTTTGATATTACAATGATTGAACGAACAAAGCAGCTTTGTATGCCCCTAACCATCTGTACATTGGATCAACTCATTGATTTTGTTTTTAAATATGCAGGATATGAATTAAAACTGGCCACATTAGCTTATTCGAAACTAGTCATTGATGAAATTCAAATGTATGATCCATCACTTGTGGGATTACTTCTCGTTGGACTTAAGCAAGTCACTGAGTTAGGTGGGAAATTCACGATTATGACGGCTACATTTCCACCAATTTTTGAACATTTAATGAAACACAGCCTTCAAATTCCATTTGTAAAGCCAGATAAGCCATTTCTGAAGTTAAATGAATACGGAGAGCCAATCATACGCCACCGAGTCACAGTGAAAAGTGAAAATTTGAGTAGTGCAGCTGTTTTACCTGAAGTAGATGGAAAAAAGGTATTAATCATTTTGAATACGGTGAAAGAAGCGCAAAGGATTTATCAGGAGCTGATTAATAAAGATGTCAAGAATGTAAATATGCTTCATAGCCGCTACATACTGAAGGATAGACGTAAAAAAGAGGACGACATTTTAGCAATGGGTAAAAGGGAATGTACTGAAACTGGTGTCTGGGTGACAACGCAAGTCGTTGAAGCGAGCGTAGATATTGACTTTGACATATTGTTCACAGAACTATCTGACATGAGTGGACTGTTACAGCGGATGGGGCGAGTCTATAGGGGACGAGAGCTTATAGACGAGCGCACAAATGTTGTTGTATTCACAGGTGATCCGTTTCCATCGGGGATATCATACGGCAAACGAACAATCATAGATGCAGATGTGTTTCAAGAATCGAAAAAACAGCTACAATTATTAACTGATCCTCTTATCACAGAGGAAATGAAAATGGAGCTAGTCGACAAAGTTTATAGTCTAGAAGCATTAGAGGAATCAAATTACTATCGAAAAATAAAAGAAGCAATTAGTACATTTCGGGATATAAAGCCTTACGAGTTTGATAAATCTGATGCTAAATTACGAAATATTCAAACTGAAACCGTTATACCAAGCAGTGTGTACCGAGAGAACGAAGATCAAATTCAATTTTGTCTGAACTCAATCCAAAGATCGGTTAGCTGGATAGAGAAAATTAAAGCGTTAAATGAGTTGAAAGAGTATATGGTGTCTATCCCTTTGTATGCTTTCCGTGAAGCTGCAAAAAAAAGCTTTGTTGATCACGAACTGATGATAAGCAAGTGGGAAAAAATCTGTGTAGTTAACTATTTATATACCTCAGAGACAGGATTAGTATTTAAAGAAGATCAGGAAGTATCATTCTACTAAAAGGGCGTGGGTGATTTGCTTAACGTTGATGAATTAAAAGCTACTGGTTTAAGTGTTCAATATTATCTTGTCTGCCACAGAAAATTATGGTTATCCACTCATCAAATTCAATTTGAACAGGATTCTGATAGAGTGTTAGAAGGGAAAGTCTTACATGAACAAACGTACAACAAGCACGGAAACAAAGAAGTATTAATTGATAATCTAATCAAAATTGATCTTTTTGGTGATTATGTTGGGGAAGTAAAATCAAGTAGTAGAATGCAACAATCCGATAGGATGCAATTACTTTATTATTTGTACGTGTTAAAGCAGGCTGGAATTAATAAAGTGGGTAAGCTCCATTATCCAAAAGAAAAGAAAGTAGAAGAAGTTCATTTAACGGATGCTGCTGTAAAAGAAGTAGAAAAAGTGCTAATTGGTATACAAGTAGTTAAAGATAAATCA harbors:
- a CDS encoding nitroreductase family protein — encoded protein: MDLDFEKWFTAMQNRRSRRTFISKQLEPTTLEIVKQVIEELNKLHSEVRLVLVEEAPDELLIGTVGPYGRITGALAYVAVVCDHSSDYSYERGGYIGQAIVLEASSNGLSSCWIGGYFNSELATKKLSVQEKEAVMAIIPIGYARKNYSLTEKMMNQASEYHKRKPIRKIVSGLPMEEWPNWIEASIQAASLAPSAYNRQPFEYIIGTDHSITIVIEKPDQETKIRKEIDLGIVMLHIELTAKHYHIKGEWEFKESEKQIIFREMTS
- the cas6 gene encoding CRISPR-associated endoribonuclease Cas6 yields the protein MKLEVILDTKELPLHYHFLFASLIKKAVGSVSNEKVESLYEFEGQHNKKSKPFTFAVYMERFRKTGETFAIDGHVKWILSSSDDTFLLYVYNGLLNDRTFVYKDYTVHVRSVSVKETKKIRSGKALFQTLSPIAIKSKEGVFLSIEDWSYPEEFQYICNLTIENAIGRSLHQPLKFSPVNMKQIMVQLKHEEFRRLNEKSILYVKSFKGLFELEGHPEDLTLLSQLGTSFRRSQGFGCIDLIKETI
- a CDS encoding Cas8a1 family CRISPR/Cas system-associated protein — protein: MTIRIESSDWLKNAAIVGFMRILDKSATHPHYVEIDEEDLVDFEQKYFQYFRNTYTNFTSWSKIVEQYSWIDLLAVEQMTEKDLANLNKMIELTKKCLTSNSYVNTYPLIPDLTIDIKDLGAKLKKVTKRKAETVLDIQVDIQLVRQQLLTIIDILKQPQVKKYITSRNVIYDVITHYWGSVSFLHVKANVKDMFETYHDYFLAPLHRYLEEQKDQKKYAKYKYQCSTCNNKIVSATSAFDLTWIIKTGVDSARKSSHYWNYQSDMFVCPVCNFLYSCVPAGFTYFKGKGLFVNENSSIKTMQSVNQVSLQKVTNFAELEEKSYYQILDTLEQAQVDKMSKEIQNIQIVKLDKENTVRPYTFNNLSKERLDIMVKNKKRIEKLVGKFVKTDEGFLNLYEEVTSRIYQNRNQFDLLYKLLVIGRKSDFSNTHYMYLILLISNSSQKEGKRMDYRKINEFQKLGIQLQEAYKDSPNKLPGITHRLLNATKVKNEHRFTETLLNAYMSKGKKVPLEFIESLHDQSRFQTIAYAFLLGLQGGNEKNKGDKGENENE
- the cas7i gene encoding type I-B CRISPR-associated protein Cas7/Cst2/DevR yields the protein MNKKGLTVSMIFEAESANYGEGVGNVTALKKISRGSGDMYTYISRQALRYNMVEQMGINDTPLGLDGKVIQFHPDASIKDSAEIDLFGYMKTIKPTRTRAAVARLSNAVALESFQTDLDFLTNKGLLDRYNQNSETPLSGGNIAQSEIHKSFYAYTITIDLDKVGIDVNDNIEIGNQVKAERVNALLTTIKFLYRDIKGRRENLSPIFAVGGLYDIKNPFFENRLKLNKNYLNIETIESVLGYDQIVKNHTIVGLTKGILQNDQEIEQKLNAVGIGEFFNRLTEEVSAYYRED
- the cas5 gene encoding CRISPR-associated protein Cas5 produces the protein MLKAVKLQAYQNLVNYRKPTSFQLKETYPLPPYSTIIGMVHAACGFTEYVPMKVSVQGRYFSKVNDLWTRYEFAGAKYEAGRHTIKLDSMEDGNSYGAIRGVSTAELLVDVDLVIHIVPDDPTYLDIIEQGLASPIEFLSLGRREDLLQVKKVEQTELVAFETEESLPIQNFDAYIPAHIIEDEGIDKRSTVYTLNKVYKLVEVKKGTFIRQWDRIRVYHAASGVVTLNEDMDLVKDEDEQLVFLV
- the cas3 gene encoding CRISPR-associated helicase Cas3' — encoded protein: MSNLFLAKSTPPETIVEHTNQVLFQYQRLKSCYPKIPYVNWDILYLACLYHDLGKMNTKFQNKVNKEIILLDPLTDDKEVPHGYLSPAFLPIDELIIKYDKNSLRILYQTIYYHHHRPDMNFENIKNTLKYDLDQYMNDFIFNKIEVPLKINKKYAKYTINCRIPSEFDDQETINMYIMTKGLLNRLDYAASADSSNKGKGSKLLVEEPNYDLLEKTITYVNTMGVLNELQEYLLTHSHDNNIVVASTGIGKTEAALCWIGNNKGFFTLPLKVSINAIYDRVKNKIGFEKTGLLHSDMPSEYLKRFDQGAGQPFDITMIERTKQLCMPLTICTLDQLIDFVFKYAGYELKLATLAYSKLVIDEIQMYDPSLVGLLLVGLKQVTELGGKFTIMTATFPPIFEHLMKHSLQIPFVKPDKPFLKLNEYGEPIIRHRVTVKSENLSSAAVLPEVDGKKVLIILNTVKEAQRIYQELINKDVKNVNMLHSRYILKDRRKKEDDILAMGKRECTETGVWVTTQVVEASVDIDFDILFTELSDMSGLLQRMGRVYRGRELIDERTNVVVFTGDPFPSGISYGKRTIIDADVFQESKKQLQLLTDPLITEEMKMELVDKVYSLEALEESNYYRKIKEAISTFRDIKPYEFDKSDAKLRNIQTETVIPSSVYRENEDQIQFCLNSIQRSVSWIEKIKALNELKEYMVSIPLYAFREAAKKSFVDHELMISKWEKICVVNYLYTSETGLVFKEDQEVSFY
- the cas4 gene encoding CRISPR-associated protein Cas4, translating into MLNVDELKATGLSVQYYLVCHRKLWLSTHQIQFEQDSDRVLEGKVLHEQTYNKHGNKEVLIDNLIKIDLFGDYVGEVKSSSRMQQSDRMQLLYYLYVLKQAGINKVGKLHYPKEKKVEEVHLTDAAVKEVEKVLIGIQVVKDKSTPPPLIKLPYCSKCAYYSFCWVGEVD